The Balearica regulorum gibbericeps isolate bBalReg1 chromosome 12, bBalReg1.pri, whole genome shotgun sequence genome includes a region encoding these proteins:
- the LACTB gene encoding serine beta-lactamase-like protein LACTB, mitochondrial produces MYGLARALRRAAALGRLSAPRRAGGGAGARPWGWGLALGLALGVKVPTPAGCEADGGQEAEANPLPPPRGFGAAIERSRDLLRRIKDEAGIPGILVGVSVDGEEVWSEGLGYADVENRVVCKPETIMRIASISKCLTMMAVAKLWEEGKLDLDAPVQKYVPEFPEKVYEGEKVAITTRLLVSHLSGIRHYEKDVTKVKEEKEKANRAFKLTKPYQDKEQKEKEGKGIEKTDSVKLRKEHEGEVKSQNAKPGRRDKEFEQEEYYLKEKFESVIESLKIFKNDPLFFKPGSQFLYSTYGFTLLSAVVERVSGQKFTDYMLKMFRDLDMLSTVLDDNEAMIYNRARCYVYNKKGRLVNAPYVDNSYKWAGGGFLSSVGDLLKFGNALLYSYQAGQFKNTSGKLLPGYLKPDTVAMMWTPVPKTEVSWDRDGKYAMAWAVVEKKQQYGCCRQQRHYASHTGGAVGASSVLLILPEELDSEAIDTGLVAPPRGVIVSIICNMQSVSLNSTALKIAREFDKEKWARYVD; encoded by the exons ATGTACGGCCTGGCGCGGGCTctgcggcgggcggcggccctTGGGCGGCTGTCGGCGCCGCGTCGAGCGGGCGGCGGTGCCGGGGCGcggccctggggctgggggctggcgCTGGGGCTGGCGCTGGGGGTGAAGGTGCCGACGCCGGCGGGCTGCGAGGCTGACGGCGGGCAGGAGGCGGAGGCGAATCCGCTGCCGCCGCCTCGGGGCTTCGGCGCGGCCATCGAGAGGAGCAGGGACCTGCTGCGGAGGATTAAG GATGAAGCAGGAATCCCAGGTATACTAGTTGGAGTTTCTGTAGATGGAGAGGAAGTCTGGTCAGAAG gttTGGGTTATGCTGATGTAGAGAATCGTGTAGTATGTAAGCCAGAGACAATCATGCGAATTGCTAGTATTAGCAAGTGCCTTACAATGATGGCTGTTGCTAAATtgtgggaagaggggaaactgGATTTAGATGCTCCAGTGCAGAAATATGTCCCTGAATTTCCAGAAAAAGTCTACGAGGGTGAAAAG GTCGCTATTACTACAAGACTGTTAGTTTCACACTTGAGTGGGATTCGTCACTATGAAAAAGATGTTAcaaaagtaaaagaagaaaaggaaaaggcaaacagAGCATTTAAACTAACAAAGCCCTATCAggataaagaacaaaaagaaaaagaaggcaaaggGATTGAAAAGACTGATTCTGTCAAACTGAGGAAAGAACACGAAGGTGAGGTAAAAAGCCAAAATGCAAAACCTGGCAGGAGAGACAAGGAATTTGAGCAAGAAGAATattatttgaaggaaaaatttgAAAGTGTGATTGAATCactgaagatatttaaaaacGATCCTTTATTCTTTAAACCAG GTAGTCAGTTCTTGTATTCAACATATGGCTTTACTCTCTTAAGCGCTGTTGTGGAGAGAGTTTCAGGACAAAAATTTACAGATTATATGCTAAAAATGTTTCGTGATTTGGATATGCTATCAACTGTACTAGATGACAATGAAGCAATGATATATAACAGAGCAAG GTGTTATGTTTACAACAAAAAGGGACGGCTGGTAAATGCACCATATGTGGACAACTCTTACAAGTGGGCTGGTGGTGGCTTTCTGTCATCAGTAGGTGACCTTCTGAAATTTGGAAATGCCTTGTTATACAGTTATCAAGCTGGACAATTTAAAAACACTAGCGGCAAACTTCTTCCTGGGTACCTCAAACCAGACACTGTTGCAATGATGTGGACCCCAGTGCCAAAAACAGAGGTATCGTGGGACAGGGATGGTAAATATGCAATGGCTTGGGCTGTAgtagagaaaaaacaacaatatGGCTGTTGCAGACAGCAGAGACACTATGCATCTCATACGGGTGGTGCAGTGGGGGCAAGTAGTGTCCTCCTGATTCTTCCTGAAGAGCTGGACTCTGAAGCTATAGATACTGGGCTAGTGGCACCACCTAGAGGAGTAATTGTTAGTATTATTTGTAATATGCAATCGGTTTCACTCAACAGCACTGCCTTAAAGATTGCAAGGGAatttgataaagaaaaatggGCACGATatgtagattaa
- the RPS27L gene encoding ribosomal protein eS27-like encodes MLPSRPPEARREGAVRQRQHQHQHGAGVAGAGGGSAADMPLAKDLVHPSLEDEKRKHKKKRLVQSPNSYFMDVKCPGCYKITTVFSHAQTVVLCVGCSTVLCQPTGGKARLTEGCSFRRKQH; translated from the exons ATGCTGCCCTCGCGCCCGCCGGAAGCGCGCCGGGAAGGGGCGGTGCGGCAgcggcagcaccagcaccagcacggGGCTGGCGTCGCGGGCGCAGGGGGCGGCTCCGCCGCAGACATGCCT CTGGCTAAAGACCTAGTGCATCCCTCCTTAGAggatgaaaagagaaagcacaaaaagaaacGGCTTGTGCAGAGCCCAAACTCCTACTTCATGGATGTAAAATGTCCag GATGCTACAAGATCACCACTGTATTCAGCCATGCTCAGACAGTAGTTCTCTGTGTGGGGTGCTCAACGGTCCTCTGTCAGCCTACTGGGGGGAAAGCCAGACTCACAGAAG GCTGTTCATTTAGAAGAAAGCAACACTGA